GTGCCGAAACGCTGGCTTCGAACCAAAAATTGTTTTTGAGAGCAATAACATGGAAACAGTTCAGTCACTGGTCGCCACTGGAATGGGTGTAACTCTTGTGCCTCATTTTATTGCCCGTGCACCGCGGAGTGAATTCGTCCCTGTCTACTTACCGCTCACTGATCCTGCCCCTAGCCGAACACTTGTCGTAGCCTATCGACGTGGACGTTATTTATCTAAAGCCGCTAAAGCTTTTGTAGAAACATTTAAATCTACGGTATCTGAATTAACCGAAGAATAGACCCTTGGAAGGCTGCTCAGATCATCTGACACCGAGCCGCACTTCCATTAACTGGCCGCTTTTTCGTTTAGATCTTGATTCTGCGCCTGCTCAGGATTGTTGTCTTTAGTCAATTTAATTCACCTCTTGGTAACAGATTATACCCTTACTTAGAGGTTAAACAGAATAATCAAAGCTTTCTAATGCGAGAAATAGTTCCTTCGTTTTTCCTTTGCAAAGCAACCATCTCCATGGTATTCTATTGAAAATAAGTGAAACGTGCAGACGGGACCAGTAAGAATGAGTCTAACCGCGCCTAGAGAGTAAATTCCGACAGGCTGAAAGAATTTACCGCGGTTTTCGTTCCGAATCCTACCCCCGAGCGGCCTGTGCTAAGCAGGACGGATCCTCCCGTTACGAGAATGAAGTCGGATGATCCCTCATCAATGAAGGTGGTACCGCGGAAGTTTACAAGCTTTCGTCCTTTGCTAAGTCTAAGGATGGGGGCTTTTTGTCGTTTTCAGCATCTATAAAAATACTGAGGAAGTGAACAGATATGACGACACGAATCGTAGTCAAAATAGGCAGCAGCTCACTGACTGGAACAGAAGGCGGATTGAATCGCGAAGCCGTGTCCTTCTTCGCTTCAGAGATTGCCGAATTGAAGAGAAACGGCTGCGAGGTGTTATTAGTAACCTCCGGTGCTGTAGCCGCAGGCTTTCGCAGTATCGGTTATCCTACACGTCCGAAGCTGCTGCATGAGAAGCAAGCAGCTGCTGCTGTAGGCCAAGTACTGCTCATGCAGGCATATCAGGAAGCTTTTGCCGAGCATGGAATAACCACAGCACAGATCCTACTAACCCGTACCGACTTTTGTAGTCGCAGAGCTATGAACAACGCGATGATGACGGTTGAAGAGCTGCTTCGCCTAGGAGCGGTACCCGTATTTAACGAGAATGACACCGTCTCCGTTGATGAGTTAAAATTCGGTGATAACGATACTTTGTCCGCGCTGGTAGCTAACCTGCTGAAAGCCACCAGATTGCTAGTCTTAACTGACATGGATGGCTTATATAGTGGAGATCCTCGGAAACATCCCGACGCTGTTCGCTATCAGTTCGTTGATGATATTACGCCGGAGATTTATGCTATTGCTGGTGGAGCTGGCTCTAGTGTGGGGACAGGTGGCATGCGTTCAAAAATCGATGCTGCCAAGATCGCTACACGAGGCGGTGTGCCCGTCTTTGTTGGGAGAGCTACCGAACCAGGGGATTTACAACTCGCAGCGACAGGCTCGGGCCGAGGTACTTATTTTGCAACCAAGTTATCTTCTTTACCTGTTAAAAAGCAATGGCTTGGCTTTATGTCCACCCCACTCGGCTCCCTGTACGTTGACGAAGGCGCCGTTGAAGCGCTGCTTCATGGCGGTCATAGTCTGCTGCCTGTCGGCGTCAAGCAGATCGAAGGTAACTTTCACGCTGGGGATGTTGTAGAAGTCCTTGGACCAGACTCCAAGTTGCTGGGACGCGGGATTGTGAATTACGATGACACTCAGCTGCGCAGTATTCAAGGTTTACCCAGCCGTCAGATTGTACCGAAGCTGGGAGAAGTACACCGGCTGGAGGTCATTCACCGTGACGAATGGATTACATTGAGGTAAAAATTTTGCCCATACAAATTTAAGGAGGAATCGTCATGAGTGAAGTTGTCAATAAAGCAAAATTAGCCAAGGAAACCACCGGAGTATTAGCGAGTCTAACTACCGGCCAAAAAAATGAAGCACTCTTAGTTATGGCTGATGCGCTGCGTCGTGAAGCTCCAGCTATCATTGCTGCCAACCGGGAAGATCTGGAACGCGGACGCTTAAGTGGTACTCCTGAGTCCATGCTTGATCGACTAGCGTTAGATGTAGGCCGAATTAACAGTATCGCAGAAGGACTTCAACAAATCGCTGTATTACCTGATCCAATTGGTGACACGCTAGAAACTATTGAACGTCCAAATGGTCTCAACATCCAGAAACTCCGTGTTCCACTCGGTGTCATCGGCATCATCTATGAAGCACGTCCAAACGTAACTGTTGATGCCGCTGGTCTGTGTCTAAAGACTGGTAACGCTGTTGTGTTGCGTGGTGGCTCCTCCGCCCTGTCCTCCAACCGACAAATTGTCGAGGTTCTTCACAACGCTCTAGCAAATACTTCAATGCCGAAAAATGCGCTACAGTTGATCGAAGATCCCAACCGTTCCTCCGTTGATGAAATGCTTAAGCTCAACGGACTACTTGACGTGATTATCCCTCGCGGAGGAAGTTCTCTGATTCAAAATGTTGTGCTTAACGCAACCGTGCCCGTCATTGAAACGGGTGCAGGCATCTGCCATACTTATCTCGACGCAAGCGCTTTGCCAGAAATGGCTCAGAACATTAGTCTGAATGCCAAAGCACAGCGCCCTTCAGTTTGCAATTCCATGGAGACGCTACTCGTTCATAAGGATTACGCAAACGAGTATCTGCTTTCTTTGGCCGAAGCTTTCCGTGATGTTAACGTTGAATTACGTGGCTGCCAGGAAACATTATCCTTTGTCCCATGGGCATTACCTGCAACATTAGAGGACTATGCTACTGAATATAATGATTATATCTTGAATATCAAAATCGTCAGCGATTTAGACGAAGCTATGCAGCATATCGCCCAGTATGGCACGAAGCACTCGGAATGTATCGTAACTGAAGATCCGGATAACGCTTCACGCTTCTTACAGGAGGTTGATGCTGCAGCTGTTTACCACAATGCTTCAACCCGCTTCACAGACGGCTTTGAATTTGGATTTGGTGCAGAGATCGGCATTAGTACACAGAAACTCCATGCCCGTGGACCGATGGGTCTGCCTGCTCTTACTTCAACCAAATATAAGATTTACGGAACAGGTCAAATTCGGGGTTAGTGTCCATGCATCCGTTTTTAATTACACCACTTTTAGGAGGATTTTGAGCCATGTGTCAGCAACCTTCCATTCCACTTATGAATCATAATATTGTATTTTATGGCGCAGGCTCTATGGCAGAAGCCATCGTTCGCGGGATGATTAGCCGTAGTATCGTAAAATCCGATAATGTTATTATGCTTAACCGTAGCAGTAGTGAACGTCTGGCAGAACTAAGAAGTCGTTACGGTGTAATCGGTACAAATGATCCTGAACAAAAAACAGATTACCTACGGAACTCACCAGTAATCGTGTTGGCTATGAAACCAAAAGACGCTGCAGAAGCACTTCGGGGACTCAGCCCACTTCTCTCACCTGATCAGATCATAGTCTCTGTAATTGCTGGGCTGTCCATTCGAACGATGCAAGGTCTGCTTGGCAAAGAGCAACCCATCGTCCGTACTATGCCGAATACTTCTAGTTCCATAGGTCTTGGTGCCACTGGCATAGCCTTTTCCAAAGAAGTAGATGAGAAAGGACGACGCCTAGCACTCAACATCTTTGAAGCTGTCGGACTAACAACAGTCATTGATGAAGAACGCATGGAGACCTTAACGGGTATCTCCGGCAGTGGGCCTGCCTATATTTATTATATGATGGAGGCAATGATCGCTGCCGGTATACGGGGCGGACTGCCGCTTGATCAAAGCACGGAGTTAACCGTTCAAACGGTTCTTGGCGCTGCTAGAATGGTACAACAGACGGGCGAGGATCCAGCTGCACTTCGTAAAAAGGTCACATCCCCGAATGGCTCTACACAAGCAGCGATAGAAGTACTCGAGCAGGGAGAATTTTTCGAAACTGTCATCGCGGCAGTAAATCGCTGTGCCGAACGTTCCCGTGAAATGGGCGCTGCGCTTGAGAAAGAGCTGCATTCGTAAAATAAAAAGATCGCTTCCCATACCACATTGGTCAGGAAGCGATCTTTTTTTTCAATTTAAGGCCATGATTAGCCCGTTACAACATTTCCATAAGTATCTCGAACAATCACTTTAACATTAGCCGGAGCCCCAACAGTCACGTCCAGCGTGTTCCTAGAATTATCGAATAGCAGATCTCTAGGAGTTTCCCCTAAAATGATGTATAGCGTATTCCCAACATGCTTAGTTTGAAGCAGCTGTTGTTCTTGTGCTTCTTGTAGCTTTCCTTTATTTGAAGAATAACTCCCGAATACATTCAGCTCGTTTCCACCCGTTTGATCTACTTTAATCCCATAAGGCTCTGCAGCTTGGATAATGATGGTACTAACGCCCTTTGGAACGGCTCCCTTCCAATCTGGCAATGCGTAACTTTCTTGCACAGCTGAAACGGTACGGCGAAATTCCTGTGTTAATCCTAAAGAACTAAATCCCGCAAAAACCAGACAACATACAGCTATAAACCCTACGAACAGAACGCTTAGCACATCATAATACATTTTTCCTTTTCCACGAAACCATAAAGTGTATATCACAATTTCTAAGCCTAATAATATAAAAATGATCGGCCACCAAGCAAGCGTCGTCTCAAACACTTCGGCGCCCCTCCACTGCGAGACCATGATTAGTGCTCCCAGAAATAAAAGGCTCAATCCCATCGACAACGTTCCCACACGCCAGCGTCTTGATTTATCTTCAGCAACCGGACGCTCACTTGAAACATTAACTCCTTGCTGTAATTCTGTCGGATTATTCAAGATTGACCACCTGTCCCTTTTCTCCCTTTATTGTTCTTGCTTCCCGCCATCAGCTTCAAACCACCGCCAATCAACAGCACAGATACGATAAAGGTCCTGAAATATTCATTGACTATATACTCTAAACGCCATCCAGGAAATCTGATATCAAGCGCAGGAACTGCGACATTAACTACAATGTAATACAGTCCTAGACACATCAGAGCAGCTCCAAGCCATCCTTGATGATTTAAAAATCCTTCTATGACTGGCTTATCCTGTAAAGGTTCACGTCCATGTCGGCTGACAAGCTGTAAGCCATCGAACAAACTGTAAAACCAAATGACTGGAATGAGGAAGAATAGCAGCGTTAAACGCAGTAGGTCCATGACATAAATACTCCCTAGAAATAGCAGCATGAGCTGTAATCCTCTTTTTTGCAGCCCTAGATACATTTGTCCGGCACCCGGAAAAGCAGAAAGCAATGTAGCCAAAACTTTGCTACGGCGCCCCTCCTCACGACCAGCCTCCATCTCTTCGAATAAAGTACGATCTACCATTTCTTCTCCAGCTTGCTTACGATGGATTAACTGAACCGCATCAAACATACAATATAACCAAATCACTGGTAATACGCCAAACAGGAGAAGGAAAACATCACTTGAAGTAATCCCTGCCAGGAATAACATCACGGTCATAAAACCGAAGAAAGAAATGAGGAAAGACAATCCTCGCTGCATCAACCCCATATGAAAATGACCCAATCCTGGAATGAACGATAATAAAATTACATGTACACGCTCATTATCGTCTGTCTTAACGGGCATTGAAGAAAAATCAAAATTCGATCCATCTGGAGTCATTGCCGGAGCAGGCATCTGGAGCATTTTAACCACCAGATGCACCATCGAAACCGTCCCAATAAGTAGGAACCCTATCACACCCATTAATAGAATATCCTCGGCACCTTCAGCCACAGCTATTAAGAATGACATAAATAAGATGCCAAAGCTTAACAGAAGATAAACAATTCCCTGTGGGCGTTTTCCCATATAATAATGACCTGCTCCAGGAATCAAATTAAGAAAAAAAGCTTTTAATTTACTACGCTGCTGTTGCATATTTCATTTCTCCTCTCATCACTTTCTGCTGCCCATTAGCTGATCCAACCATCCGCTAGTTGCCTGTATGACTTGCTCGCTAAATGATGGGGAATTATCTTTTTTAGGGATCATAAGCTCCATTTGACCTGTGTGCAGCTTATCAAACATACCAGATGTCATTATCAACAGCGTAAGTGACGCGGCAACCGCATAATGAAAGATTGTCTTTTCATACCAGCGATATCGCCGTACCCCTTCTTCAACCGTCACTTGTTCCAATGCTGCTGACGATTCCGTCATACTAGCCCAATCTGCCATAACCCTCTCTGTAAAAATAGACGAATTCTCCAATGAAGGCAGATCCTCCTGTAGCTCATCCAACATTTCCATGTATGAAGTAAAACTTTCCGTATCTTCCAGCAGCAACTGTTCCCAATCTTCTCTGGTCGCCTCGTCCATGTGACCTTCAATATAAGATTTTGCTTGTTCCCGTTGGATTAGATCGTCTCCACGCTTCATCATAGCCATTCATCCTCCTTCCAATGATTTCGGATCCATTGTCTCGCCCTATACAATCTGGACTCTACCGTCTTCAGGGAAATTCCCTGCTCTGCAGCAATCTGATCATATTTTTTATGTTCCAGATAATAAGCCACCATAATTTCACGATGAGTTTCAGGCAGGCTATTGATTTCACCGAGCAGCCGATCCATCCGATCACGGCGTATAACACCTGACAACACATCCTCTTCGTTGGAAGCGGTCTGGCTCAGTACAAGCTCATAGTCAACAGGAAGTTCCCTAAGTCGATCACGTTTACGTTTCGCATCAATTGCCTTATTTAAGGCGATCCGTGTAATCCATGACTTTAAGCCTTGATAACGGTAGTCAGGGAGAGATTTGTACATTTGTAAAAAAGCTTCCTGAGCAGCATCTTCAGCCATTTTGACATCGCGTAATACAGAATAAGTAATTTTGTAAATTTGCTGACTGTATGTATTTACAAATTGACGGAACGCATCCTCGTTACCTTGACAAATCCGCTGGATTAATACCTCTTCTTCAATGACTCTCCCCTCCTTCCCACAGCAATAGACGCGCCAGATTACAACTACCCCTGCACTTTTTAATAAAAATATTAAAAAGAACCGCACTTACTTTAGCGATGGGCTAAAGCAGTGCGGTTCTCTCCTAATCTATCTATCTTCCGCCATTACGGAATTTTTGTGTATAGTTCTTAACATCCTGAGCGTTCTTGACCCGGTTGCGGGCCCATTCCAGCAATATTCGATCAATATAACGGAAATGAACCTTTCCTGCAAATACAGATTCCTTCAGCGCTAACAGAATCAGCTCCTCGGGATACCGGTCTTGATCCACCCAACTGGATATCGTCTCACACTCCATTGGAGATAGCGGACGTCCGAATTCCTTTTCGAAAATACTGAATAGATTTCGGCTTTCCTCTTCAGCCCCAAGTTGAGAAGGAGATGAGGGGGGCTTTCCGCCGAATCCACCCCCTGAAGCAGCTCGAGGTGCCGACGTTGCATAGCCACCTACGTGCTTATCTTGCTCATGCTCTTGTACAACTGTCGCTAGATAAGCACCAAGCTTTCCGTATAACCCTGAGAAATTGTAGCGTTCATAATGGATGTCTCTTAGCTCATCGTTGTCTCCATCGATGCTAATAAAACCTTCCTTCATAAGCTTCTGCAACTCTCCTGCTAGTACAGATATGCTACGGCCAGTTACAACCTGAAGCTCCTCAAGAGAAGGGAAGTCAATCCCTTCCACCTGCCTGAAAGAAAGCAGATGTATCAGCAGCATAGCTTCACTTCCGCTTAAATTCAGCTTCCGGTAATACTTCAGTAATGCGTAAGGTATGACGGCCATTCCGTTCTCCAGACCGAAGGAGACGCCTTCGCTCCAGGTACTCCATCCTTTGCCGTCCATGAACGTCCCCCTTCAAATATAAGAACTTATGGGTAGAGACGGTACAGTGTACGTGGGAATGGAATAGTCTCACGTACATGGTCAAGGCCACAGATCCAAGCTACAGTACGCTCAAGTCCAAGTCCAAAACCAGAGTGAGGTACAGATCCGTAAGTACGCAGATCCATGTACCATTTGTAAGAGTCCATCGAAAGATTATGCTCTTTGTAACGCTCTTCAAGCAGCGCAGGATCATCGATCCGCTGTGAACCACCAATAATCTCTCCGTAGCCTTCTGGAGCGATCATATCCGCACACAGTACGACTTCCGGACGGTTTGGATCTGGCTTCATATAGAACGCTTTGAAAGAAGCAGGATAATGAGTAATAAATACAGGTTTATCGTATGCTTCTGCGATTGCTGTTTCATGAGGTGCACCGAAATCATCACCCCAAGCAATATCTTCAAAGCCTTTATCGTTCAAGAACTTGATCGCATCGTCATAAGTAATGCGTGGGAATGGTGCTTTGATATTCTCCAGCTTGGAAATATCGCGACCTACCGCTTCCAACTCCGCACGGCAATTCTTCAATACAGATTGCACTACGAAGCTAATAAATTCTTCCTGAACCTTCAAGCTTTCTTCGTGATCTGTAAAGGCCATTTCTGGTTCGATCATCCAGAACTCAATTAAGTGGCGACGAGTCTTAGATTTCTCTGCACGGAAAGTTGGTCCAAAGGAATATACACGGCCTAGTGCCATTGCTGCAGCTTCCATATACAACTGTCCGCTTTGTGTTAGATAGGCGTCCTCATCGAAGTACTTCGTGTGGAACAAGTTAGTAGTTCCTTCTGCTGACGTTGGCGTCAGAATCGGAGGATCCACCTTTGTAAATCCACTCTCGTTGAAGTACTGTTGGATTGCACGAATAATTTCCGCACGAATTACCAGAACAGCCCGCTGCTTCGAGGCACGCAGCCAGAGGTGACGGTGATCCATCAAGAAATCTACGCCATGCTCTTTCGGAGTAATTGGATAATTCTCTGTAAGATGCAGGACTTCAATTCCAGTTACAGTCATTTCAAAACCAGATTGACTGCGAGGTTCCTCGCGGATAATTCCGGTCACATACAAAGAGCTTTCCTGTGTGAGGCTCTTAGCTGCATCCCATACTTCTTCAGGCACTTCTGATTTCACTACAACTCCCTGAATATAACCTGTACCATCGCGAAGCTGCAGGAACTGAATTTTACCACTGGAGCGCTTGTTGTTTACCCAACAACCGATAACAACACTCTCTCCAACATGTTCATTCACGTTCTTAATTACACTCTTGTTAGCCATGCCTTCAATCTCTCCTCTAATTTAGCCGTTAATTCCTTGCACAATACGGTGTGTATCACGTGCAATGACAAGTTCTTCGTTTGTCGGAACTACTAGCACTTGTACCTTGGAATCTTCCGTAGAGATACGACGTGGATCGCCGGAACGAACTTTGTTAGCTTCAGCATCCAACTCAATACCCAGGAACGTAAGGTTATTTAGCAGTTTCTCACGAAGCAATGAAGCATTTTCACCAACACCGGCAGTAAATACGATCGCATCTACACCGTTCATGGCAGCCGTATATGAACCGATATACTTGCGCAAGCGGTACTCATACATTTCAAAAGCTAGTGTGGAATTAGGCTCACCTTTTTCCATACCATCAATAATATCGCGCATGTCACTGCTTACGCCCGAAATCGCTAAGAGGCCACTATGTTTATTCAACATGGAGTTAACTTCTCCTACGGACAATTCTTCCTTGTTCATCACATAAGGGACAATTGCTGGGTCAAGATCACCACTGCGAGTACCCATCATCAAACCTTCCAGAGGGGTCATACCCATGGAAGTATCCACGGACACTCCACCTTGAACTGCAGTTACACTACCGCCGTTACCGATATGACAAGTAATGATCTTCAGATCTTCCAGAGGACGCTCCAAGTACTCCGCAGCAGCCTTGCTTACGAAGTCGTGTGATGTACCGTGTGCGCCATAACGACGAACTTTATATTTATTGTACAATACTCTAGGAATAGCGTACATATAAGCTTTTTCAGGCATGGTTTGGTGGAATGCAGTATCGAATACAACAACCTGCGGTACACCTGGCATATTTACTTCAGAAGCCGTAATCCCCATCATTGCTGCTGGGTTATGCAGTGGTGCAAGGTCAAACAATTGACGAATTTTCGTTTTTGCGTCAGCATCCACAAGTGCGGAGGATTTAAAGAACTCTCCACCATGCACTACGCGGTGACCTACAGCATCAATTTCTTTAATAGATTCAATTACACCATGCTCTTTGTCTGTAAGACAAGCAAGGACTTTGCGGATCGCAGTATTATGTTCCAGAATTTCGCTTACTTCTGTCACTTCCGCTTTGCCAGTAGGTTTATGATTCAGAATGGAGGAATCCATCCCAATACGTTCAACCAAACCCTTAGCCAAAACCGATTCATCGGTCATGTTATACAGCTGATATTTCAAAGAAGAACTACCTGAGTTAATAACTAAAATATTCATACACGGTCACCATCCTTGTCGTACTTGAAGAAGCCTTCTCCTGATTTCATACCCAGTTGTCCTGCACGTACCATCTTCTTAAGAATTGTAGAAGGACGGTATTTCAGTTCTCCGTATTCACGGAACATATTTTCGAGTGCCGCAAGAACCGAATCCAGGCCAAATCTGTCAGCCATTTCAAGCGGTCCATATTGGAATTGATAACCAATACGCATAGCATCGTCAATATCCTGTGCGGAGGCAACGCCTTCTTGCAGTACATGCATAGCTTCATTGATAAACAAGCAAATGAGGCGTGATGTTACAAATCCTGGGGATTCATAAATCATTACACCTTTTTTCTCAACAATCTCATCAACAAAGGATTTTGTATCTTCAAAAGTAGCATCTGAAGTTTTCAGACCACGTACGATTTCTACAAGATCCACTTTAGCTACAGGATATATGAAATGCATTCCGATCACGCGTTCCGGATACATCGTAGAACTTGCAAGTTCAGTCAAGCTAAGTGTTGATGTATTGCTGGCAAGAATAATGTGGTTCGGGCATACTTGATCCAATTGATTCAAAATCTTTTTCTTTTCTTCCAAATCCTCAACAATGGTTTCGATAACCATGTCACAAGAGCTGAGCTCCGCGAAATGTGTCACTTTTTGAATGCGGCTAAGAATCAGCTTTTTCTCAGCTTGAGTGATCGCCCATTTCTCCAGTTGCTTATCTAGACTTGTCTCGATCATTTCGTAAGAGTAGTCCAGTTTCTCCGCGGTTTTCTCCACTAGTAATACATCCAGGCCTTTGGCTGCTAACATTTCAGCAATACCTTGTCCCATTGTGCCACCGCCGATGACACCTATTTTTTTGAAATTCATAAAAAAGTCTCCATCCTTTCAGGTATCTATACTTTTGTATTGTACCTTGTCTGTCGCAAAAATTTATAAAGCCCGACATATAATGATATCTTAGCATGCCTGAAAAGTAAAAAAAAATAACCAGCATAAATATTTATGCTGGTAAAAGGACGCTGTCACGAAATTGACATCGAAATTGCTCTCCAGAGAGTACTTCTTCCTTCATTAAAATGTCAAGAGAGTAATCAAATACATTTCGTTGCTTTTCAAGGTGCTCACGAGTGCGCGTCATCAGCTCATCCAATATCTTACTATTTTCCTTCATAAGCTCTTCAGTGGTAACCATTTCCAGCTTAGCAATACCCAGCGAAGTTAAACCTGACTTCATCATCGTTTCCACAATATTCAGCGCCTGATCGAAATCACCGCGTGAACCTGTGCTTCGTCCACCATAATACATTTCTTCAGCAGCTGCTCCACCAAGTGCAATCATAATCTGATCTTCGAGATAATCTTTGGTGTACAAATACTGCTCTTGCTGAGGATTATGTCGCACATAACCAAGGGCTTGCCCACGCGGAGTCAGCGTAACCTGACTAACGCTTCCGGGACGAAGGAGCTCTGCCATGATGGCATGTCCCAATTCATGAATGGCGACTCTCTTTTTCTCTTCGTGATTTGTTTCTCTATCCGTTTTTTCACCCATCATTACCTTGTCAATCGCCATCGACAGATGCCGCTGCTCAACTTTCGTCAAGTCCTCACGCATCATATAAATCGCAGCCTCATTCATGACACTTTCAAGCTGAGCACCGGAAAAGCCATAGGCTTCTTCAGCAATTTTGTCGAGACTCACATCTGGATGAAGAGGTTTATTCTTCGCATGCAATTCCAGAATCGATTTGCGGCCCTTTTTGTCAGGCATGTCCACTTGAATATGACGGTCGAAGCGTCCAGGACGTAGCAATGCCGAATCAAGCATTTCTTTCCGGTTTGTTGCAGCTACCAGTAGAATACGCGGTGTTTCGTTATTATAAATACCATCCATCTCAGTCAACAGCTGATTCAAGGTCTGATCATATTCACGCTGCTGTCCGCCTTCACGTTTACCGCCAATTACGTCAATTTCATCAATAAAAATAATGGCACTCTGTTTATTTTCCTTAACAGCACGGTTACGAGCATCCTTGAACAAATCGCGGATCCGGCCGGCCCCGACACCTACATACATTTCTACAAATTCACTGCCTGATGCAGCCACGAATACAGAGTTTGTATAATGCGCAGCTGCTCTGGCCATAAGGGTCTTACCTGTTCCTGGAGGGCCAGTGAGTAGAATCCCTTTCAAAGGGCGAATCCCAAATTTAC
This genomic stretch from Paenibacillus sp. FSL H7-0737 harbors:
- a CDS encoding 3-hydroxyacyl-CoA dehydrogenase family protein — its product is MNFKKIGVIGGGTMGQGIAEMLAAKGLDVLLVEKTAEKLDYSYEMIETSLDKQLEKWAITQAEKKLILSRIQKVTHFAELSSCDMVIETIVEDLEEKKKILNQLDQVCPNHIILASNTSTLSLTELASSTMYPERVIGMHFIYPVAKVDLVEIVRGLKTSDATFEDTKSFVDEIVEKKGVMIYESPGFVTSRLICLFINEAMHVLQEGVASAQDIDDAMRIGYQFQYGPLEMADRFGLDSVLAALENMFREYGELKYRPSTILKKMVRAGQLGMKSGEGFFKYDKDGDRV
- a CDS encoding AAA family ATPase; its protein translation is MPKYLKEILLGFIPVLFIFMAFLGINIFPIVIAAGMLTALLIIAHLRGGLTVNAGAGKKRKKEGPSKLTFEEIGGQDNAKQELREALDFLIRHEEISKFGIRPLKGILLTGPPGTGKTLMARAAAHYTNSVFVAASGSEFVEMYVGVGAGRIRDLFKDARNRAVKENKQSAIIFIDEIDVIGGKREGGQQREYDQTLNQLLTEMDGIYNNETPRILLVAATNRKEMLDSALLRPGRFDRHIQVDMPDKKGRKSILELHAKNKPLHPDVSLDKIAEEAYGFSGAQLESVMNEAAIYMMREDLTKVEQRHLSMAIDKVMMGEKTDRETNHEEKKRVAIHELGHAIMAELLRPGSVSQVTLTPRGQALGYVRHNPQQEQYLYTKDYLEDQIMIALGGAAAEEMYYGGRSTGSRGDFDQALNIVETMMKSGLTSLGIAKLEMVTTEELMKENSKILDELMTRTREHLEKQRNVFDYSLDILMKEEVLSGEQFRCQFRDSVLLPA